The stretch of DNA TTGACAACAATATCCAGCCGCCCCAATTTGTCGACGGTCGCGGCGATCACCTCAGCAATCTGCTCCGGATTCGTAACATCCAATTGCCGTGCCAGACAACCGTCATGCCCGGCCGCGGTTTCGGTCACGGTCGCGAAGTCGACATCCGTAAGCACGACTCGCGCCCCATTGGCGGCCAGCGATTCGGCAATTGATTTCCCAATCCCTTGCGCCGCTCCAGTCACCAGGGCGACTTGATCCTGCAGGTTCACTTTCATCGAGCAGCCAATCGACAGAGGCCATGTTAGGTATGAATCGTCAACCCCGGCGACCGGGGTAACCGGGATGAGTGGTGAGACGAAAGTATATCAAATTGACCGAAGCAACGTGGACTTCACCAGGGCTTTAAGACAAAAGCATTTCGGTTGACCAGGCGGTAAGCTTGGCAGCTCAAAGGAAATCCTCAACGCATTTGCTGATCTCAATCCGTAAACCCTTGCCGTTATGTATGGCTCAAACTAGATTGTCGACTGCAAAGTTGATCTGCGCAGCTTGGCGACCACGATATGCTTAAATCCTGGGTAAAATCGAGGAGACTGCAAAATGGGGTCCGATGCTTTCGTTGTATTCTATGGAATTTGCGAGACGGTCACCGTTGACGACGACCAACAACTCGAAATGCTTGAACTGGAAACGCACTCGCTGATTCAATCTTCCAAGCAGGCAGGTCTCGACTCGTGGTGGGGTCGGCTTACCGAAGGATCCGACTATCATGTTCTCATTGGAAAGCAAATCGGTGTGTTCGGCATCGAAGGCGATTTGGAATCGTCGACGGAATCCGCTGAGCTTTTACAGATCATCAATGATGTCCATACCACGTTGAAATCGCACGGAATTCGCGGCACACCATCACTGCATTGCCAAGTTGAAGCCCAGTACTGAATTGTTAGCGATAATCGAGCCCATAAAACGCCCGGGCTCACTTCATCTTGTAAACGACTTTCGATGCTGCACCGTTTACGCCGATTTTCGGAGGTACCATAAATCATGCGCGTTATTCTTGCCGCTGCCGATACAGCGACGGATCGACGACGGTCGCCATGGCTTCCAGATCGAGTTGCAGTTCCAAGAACTCGGCAACGCTGCGAGCGGCATCAAGAGGTGCGTCGACGACTGAGCGATATTCTAATTCCATCGATTGAATGTGTTCTTGCTGGGGCAGCCATTTGGCCAGATCTTGGAGATGGCGTTCAAAGTGCGGACGGATGTCCATTCCCGCTTGTTGAGGAGCCGTGTCGGCCAGCATTTTGTCTTGGGAGCGAAGAATCTCATCCATATTTCGCCGCATGAAGACCACGCGGTATTCCAAGTCGCTCGGCAAATTGTACAGCAACAACGAAACGACCTTGAGAGCCATCCCATCCGCCTCGGCCAGCCATGCGTTCTCCTTGGCCAAAGCCTTCACGCGGCGGTCTTCGTAATAGCCGCGGAGGTTATGCGTATCGGCCTCTCGGACATTGTCCGTTTGTAGACGCAGGCCCCCCGCTTGCAGCATTTGCATCATCAATGAGGTGCCCGAACGCGGGAGTCCGGAAACGATGGTGATCATGAGACGCCTCGAAAAGTGAATAACCGAATCAAAAGCTGACCTTCATCACTCGTCCGATCAACAGGCCAAAAATCATCGTCAGGATCAGGAACGCAATCACCCATGGCATTTCGTAACCAGCCACAAAAAGTTGCCGGTGGGGATATTGCACGGATATCTGTTTGATAGGTCCCACATTTTCAATGGGAGGTTCAGCCGGGTGAAACAGTTCGTCCCAAAATCCGCTGCTGACGCGCCGGTCGGATATTTTCAGCAACCGGTCGCCAACGACAATCTGCTTTCGGACCGATTCCTGATCGGTCTTCACCTCAATCCACTGGGAACCATCCGCCTCAGCCCGCAAACGCCAATTCGCCTGGTTTAAGGCGGGGACGCGCATACTTTCGGTTTCGACCTGCAATCCCTCGGAGGGAACGAACTGAATGTCTGCGCTCATCAAGGGAAAATCGTCGGAGAAATCGACTTGCACAAGAATCGATTCGCCGACAGCAAACGGGCGATATTCATACCAGCAGGAGAGTTGAATCAACACCAGCAGCGCGGGAATGAGGCTCACGCCGATCGGCTTAAGCAGCTCTCCCAGGTAACTCAGATTGGCGACGGCCAGGCGACCAAAGGCCGTGACACTGACGATCATATCATGGCGAAAGATCAGCAATTCCAGCGCGCGGGCCAACATCCGCCCTTTTTTACGCTTCAATGCGTGCTGGTTGGAGAAGACTTTGAATGCCCAAACGAAAACGATCGATGTGACGAACGAAATCGCCAGCATTGCCGGCCAAGGATTCTCCCCGCTTAATGGGGAGATGAGTAAATCGCCAAGCGAATTGCAGATAAAATTGACATAGGTCATGGTTGCTAATCGATGTATCCCAGACCCTGCAATCGTTTGCGCACTTCTTCCTCGGACTCAACCTGTTCTGTTTCAGCGGCTGCTTTTTCCAGGATGTTGATGATGAATTCATCAACGCTCGAGCAACCCACTGCCTGGGAGGCTTTCTTCAGACTCTCGTAAAGTCCCGGTTCAATTTTCACTTTTGGACCGAACATGTTTGCCTTTTCTGAAATATCAATACAGGGAATTAAAGTATGTTTTGCCCCGACATCTCTTCCGGAACGGGGACTCCAAAGGCCGACAGAATTGTGGGGGCCAAGTCAGTCAGATTGGGATCTGTTTTCTGGATCGCCCGG from Symmachiella dynata encodes:
- a CDS encoding sulfotransferase domain-containing protein; this translates as MITIVSGLPRSGTSLMMQMLQAGGLRLQTDNVREADTHNLRGYYEDRRVKALAKENAWLAEADGMALKVVSLLLYNLPSDLEYRVVFMRRNMDEILRSQDKMLADTAPQQAGMDIRPHFERHLQDLAKWLPQQEHIQSMELEYRSVVDAPLDAARSVAEFLELQLDLEAMATVVDPSLYRQRQE